From the genome of Nocardia sp. NBC_01503, one region includes:
- a CDS encoding amino acid ABC transporter ATP-binding protein translates to MPMVRADRVCKNFGALNVLKGISLEVKRGEVMCLIGPSGSGKSTFLRCINHLEVVNAGRLYVDGDLVGYREKAGKLYEMPPRDAARQRRDIGMVFQHFNLFPHRTVLENVIEAPTQVKKLKKADAIARARTLLDRVGLADKADSYPAQLSGGQQQRVAIARALAMDPKLMLFDEPTSALDPELVGEVLGVMRELAADGMTMIVVTHEMGFAREVADQLVFMDAGVVVEAGNPREVLANPQHDRTKAFLSRIL, encoded by the coding sequence ATGCCGATGGTGCGTGCCGACCGGGTATGCAAGAACTTCGGCGCTCTCAATGTGCTGAAAGGGATTTCGCTGGAGGTGAAGCGCGGTGAGGTGATGTGCCTCATCGGGCCGTCCGGCTCCGGCAAATCCACTTTCCTGCGCTGCATCAACCATCTGGAGGTTGTGAACGCCGGAAGGCTGTATGTGGACGGCGATCTCGTCGGCTACCGCGAGAAGGCCGGCAAACTCTACGAGATGCCTCCGCGCGACGCGGCCCGCCAGCGCCGCGATATCGGCATGGTGTTCCAGCATTTCAACCTCTTCCCGCATCGCACGGTGCTAGAGAATGTCATCGAGGCACCCACCCAGGTGAAGAAGCTCAAGAAGGCTGATGCGATCGCTCGCGCCCGCACGCTGCTGGATCGAGTCGGCCTGGCGGACAAGGCCGATTCGTATCCGGCGCAGTTGTCGGGCGGTCAGCAGCAGCGTGTCGCCATCGCCCGCGCACTGGCCATGGATCCCAAACTGATGCTCTTCGACGAGCCCACCTCGGCGCTCGATCCGGAGCTCGTCGGTGAGGTGCTGGGCGTCATGCGCGAACTGGCGGCCGACGGTATGACGATGATCGTGGTGACGCACGAAATGGGCTTCGCCCGCGAGGTCGCCGATCAGCTGGTCTTCATGGACGCCGGCGTGGTCGTCGAGGCGGGCAACCCCCGCGAGGTGCTGGCCAACCCGCAGCATGACCGCACCAAGGCATTCCTGTCTCGCATCCTGTAG